The proteins below come from a single Comamonas antarctica genomic window:
- the fba gene encoding class II fructose-bisphosphate aldolase (catalyzes the reversible aldol condensation of dihydroxyacetonephosphate and glyceraldehyde 3-phosphate in the Calvin cycle, glycolysis, and/or gluconeogenesis) → MSLVSMRELLDHAAENGYGIPAFNVNNLEQVQAVMAAADEVGAPVILQASAGARKYAGEAFIKHLIQAAVEQYPHIPLVMHQDHGQSPAICQGAIDLGFSSVMMDGSLMEDGKTPASFDYNVDVTRKVVEMAHRVGVTVEGELGCLGSLETGEAGEEDGIGAVGKLDHSQMLTDPEEAAQFVKATQLDALAIAIGTSHGAYKFTRKPTGDILSIQRVKEIHARLPNTHLVMHGSSSVPQELLAIIRQYGGNMKETYGVPVEEIQEAIKYGVRKINIDTDIRLAMTGAVRKFLFENPEKFDAREWLKPAREAAKQICKQRYIEFGCEGQAGKIKGHNLQVIAGMYADGTLKQVVN, encoded by the coding sequence ATGTCCCTCGTCTCGATGCGCGAACTGCTCGACCATGCTGCCGAAAACGGCTATGGCATTCCTGCTTTCAACGTCAACAACCTGGAGCAAGTCCAGGCGGTGATGGCTGCCGCCGATGAGGTCGGCGCACCCGTGATCCTGCAAGCCAGCGCCGGCGCGCGCAAGTATGCGGGCGAAGCCTTCATCAAGCACCTGATCCAGGCCGCGGTCGAACAATATCCGCACATCCCGCTGGTCATGCACCAGGACCACGGCCAGTCGCCCGCGATCTGCCAGGGCGCGATCGACCTGGGCTTCTCGTCGGTGATGATGGACGGCTCGCTGATGGAAGACGGCAAGACCCCGGCTTCGTTCGACTACAACGTCGACGTGACGCGCAAGGTCGTCGAGATGGCGCACCGCGTGGGCGTCACGGTCGAGGGCGAACTCGGCTGCCTGGGTTCGCTGGAAACCGGCGAAGCCGGTGAGGAAGACGGCATCGGCGCCGTCGGCAAGCTGGACCACAGCCAGATGCTGACCGACCCCGAGGAAGCCGCGCAGTTCGTCAAGGCCACGCAGCTCGACGCGCTGGCCATCGCCATCGGCACCAGCCACGGCGCCTACAAGTTCACGCGCAAGCCCACGGGCGACATCCTGTCGATCCAGCGCGTCAAGGAAATCCACGCCCGCCTGCCCAATACCCACCTGGTGATGCACGGCTCGTCGTCGGTGCCCCAGGAACTGCTGGCCATCATCCGCCAGTACGGCGGCAACATGAAGGAAACCTACGGCGTGCCGGTCGAGGAAATCCAGGAAGCCATCAAGTACGGCGTGCGCAAGATCAACATCGACACCGACATCCGCCTGGCCATGACCGGCGCGGTGCGCAAGTTCCTGTTCGAGAACCCCGAGAAGTTCGATGCGCGCGAATGGCTCAAGCCCGCGCGCGAAGCCGCCAAGCAGATCTGCAAGCAGCGCTACATTGAATTCGGCTGCGAAGGCCAGGCCGGCAAGATCAAGGGCCACAACCTGCAGGTCATCGCCGGCATGTATGCCGACGGCACGCTCAAGCAGGTCGTGAACTGA
- the pyk gene encoding pyruvate kinase, whose protein sequence is MTKPLSRATKIVATLGPASSDPQLLEQMVRAGVNVVRLNFSHGTAQDHIDRAAMVRAAAQRAGREVAIMADLQGPKIRVGKFAEGRVMLVAGAPFVLDASRTEPGDLQGVGLDYKELPRDVKAGDLLLLNDGLIVLTVNAVLGEEVHTTVKLGGELSNNKGINKQGGGLTAPALTAKDMEDIKTAMGLQADYVAVSFPKNATDMEMARQLCNVAGTPWRHKPGLIAKIERAEAIPHLEDILRVSDGIMVARGDLAVEVGNAAVPALQKKMIRMARDMDKVVITATQMMESMITNPVPTRAEVSDVANAVLDGTDAVMLSAETAAGKYPLETVEEMARICTAAEAAEDVERDADFTGRTFGRIDQSIAMGALFTAHHLGAKALVAMTDSGSTALWMSRRRIHIPIYALTPKVQTQRRMALYRNVRPLLMDTSADRDTALEQAEAHLKARGIVQQGDVYAITCGLPMGQPGGTNMLQICRAS, encoded by the coding sequence ATGACCAAGCCCTTGTCCCGCGCCACGAAGATTGTTGCCACCCTGGGTCCCGCCTCGAGCGACCCGCAATTGCTGGAACAGATGGTGCGCGCCGGCGTCAACGTCGTGCGGCTCAACTTCAGCCATGGCACGGCGCAGGACCATATCGACCGCGCCGCCATGGTGCGCGCCGCCGCGCAGCGCGCCGGCCGCGAGGTGGCCATCATGGCCGACCTGCAGGGCCCGAAGATCCGCGTCGGCAAGTTCGCCGAAGGCCGCGTGATGCTGGTCGCGGGCGCGCCCTTCGTGCTGGATGCCTCGCGCACCGAACCCGGCGACCTGCAGGGCGTGGGCCTGGATTACAAGGAACTTCCGCGCGACGTCAAGGCCGGCGACCTGCTGCTGCTCAATGACGGCCTGATCGTGCTGACCGTCAATGCGGTGCTGGGCGAGGAGGTGCACACCACCGTCAAGCTCGGCGGCGAGCTGTCCAACAACAAGGGCATCAACAAGCAGGGCGGCGGCCTGACCGCGCCCGCGCTCACCGCCAAGGACATGGAAGACATCAAGACCGCGATGGGCCTGCAGGCCGACTACGTCGCGGTGAGCTTCCCGAAGAACGCCACCGACATGGAAATGGCGCGCCAGCTGTGCAACGTCGCCGGCACGCCGTGGCGCCACAAGCCCGGCCTGATTGCCAAGATCGAGCGCGCCGAGGCGATTCCGCATCTGGAAGACATCCTGCGCGTCTCGGACGGCATCATGGTGGCGCGCGGCGATCTGGCGGTCGAAGTCGGCAATGCTGCCGTGCCGGCGCTGCAAAAGAAGATGATCCGCATGGCGCGCGACATGGACAAGGTGGTCATCACCGCGACGCAGATGATGGAAAGCATGATCACCAACCCGGTGCCCACGCGCGCCGAGGTCAGCGACGTCGCCAATGCGGTGCTCGACGGCACCGATGCCGTGATGCTCAGCGCCGAGACCGCGGCCGGCAAGTATCCGCTGGAGACCGTCGAGGAAATGGCGCGCATCTGCACCGCCGCCGAAGCCGCCGAGGATGTCGAGCGCGACGCCGATTTCACGGGCCGCACCTTTGGCCGCATCGACCAGAGCATTGCCATGGGCGCGCTGTTCACGGCCCACCACCTGGGCGCCAAGGCCCTCGTGGCCATGACCGACAGCGGCTCGACCGCGCTGTGGATGAGCCGCCGGCGCATCCATATCCCCATCTACGCGCTCACGCCCAAGGTCCAGACCCAGCGCCGCATGGCGCTGTACCGCAATGTGCGCCCGCTGCTGATGGACACCTCGGCCGACCGCGACACCGCCCTCGAGCAGGCCGAAGCCCATCTCAAGGCCCGCGGCATCGTGCAGCAGGGCGATGTCTATGCAATCACCTGCGGCCTGCCGATGGGCCAGCCCGGCGGCACCAATATGCTGCAGATCTGCAGGGCAAGCTAA